A window from Melitaea cinxia chromosome 5, ilMelCinx1.1, whole genome shotgun sequence encodes these proteins:
- the LOC123653476 gene encoding telomere-associated protein RIF1, whose product MPEEESTGTDLEKLLDNLDDYTLSVHNYQSIQNALDAEKNIQISVFEKLLSICSRDLKEDIKNSVIILNILGTILKKIKTIRITPIPDLVPSALSVLHILNTTALFNKVEALKTLCFEIILSYPDETLVDISVNHSTELMELLNLYSHQRIPLDIRLQPINIIIKLLKILPPDKKTTFVKEGVNCWFSKIVPTITVTSALPIVIEALELLTDELIHIDYTDNPHWKAVFENIYTPQKYPALMKNLLETGNINWHRLWIIFIKLLKNQITKSNSSVGSPINSMLPVVEMAFKMDVTNRCKAFSCWNVLIENFSTETNEVYINKRIKLLIIPLTSNNAKVEDTAIAKLKTWWRLVTCFYSRIDKFSDMILMPFLYFCFGKSTVPDKPIIIPGLISDATKVQVVQAFINIMGHAQCEGCVALPKLKGKMINTRLLVSHWKDWIHALSNAIQICTESSEFTDEHIKCFWRSFLMTVGELPESNIRRDLFNEVLNILEKLTEGCSNKLAETFVNIIIPILFDKDDKINTLLKSKNEQNAPIQKIISVVNKLPLSNLENRQIVVQNLKGISDFLVEDAFKTSSHTIENVLKILPQNGLLMWAALADKINEKLYTSCPRMLCKLIIWPFKIMDSFVQEEQATVVWFKTYKNVYSTLHMTTINKDIINVFEGNKNSTYINIFALNVAITLLYTKIEIGDGSDYHEEAEFLLKAIGKIKKIEDINALFASLIEVTVHMLNDVCKGIKLTATKNALSIIAFIIKLCTQFDKDLDNEPHVLKLLESLFKALETTLKMETYSKLKKNLLEELKDCVPDLKKQSNLKNHVLSFYKCTGVEMIESCIKKFLDEFEIDDKPSVNDTNVATENEPLKESLNNVNFTTPSAKTVTKNKKKKETNIVTTVVENGEEFVVVKSNWKFNPRKLTDNQKEKLQRKREDIPALYQDLSQSQDEFKLTTWKTDSQDTTTTSKSTSEPGNEDVSSILKNMPSSDFVPKILENIIGKEAENDQTTIPAKENTNIVNNKDETKKVEINKQKITAKETKSPRLALKDRVFRNVRNLIEKSNLANDGIELNTSLVENVVKTPSTKAKPPANVTNSAPSFISADRPSRLKRKPKKFDDLQLFGLKKRRYSSGQSDPSTDSEMIESDSPQSNILSDCAKKPEFLKEIEEKSEEPQGNQEIENNTKEVIAAAVEANSKESVDEAKISVNTDFEDKNKVKDDISEIQTTVIEDKSKKVNQNEEINVDKELILPNENCLETPSTNDKEDKSTGNNNKAVDKSKVTEVQRSTKKSSTKKSRIEKELAIDMVEGHPFLKVQSEKRLTRKAILNSPCTRKSLSEKNNKNKPDKKSPKSERKLKEKSIFVKESQNTNNADIPESQDVIESSQESTLTTISVKSTKNVGKKIYTECKNNSDIETQSLLGDIPNEINTFNLESKDDTELPLNKTVNDKDLIDLTKNMDTETINLDDDVILINYDDDQSLKINNEHTKKDQSTLNTAEAVTQSLDPSIFTDEKGNDKSVETTTGGTLELFKGVDPLNKNNMEDSVDHDITNASLSTTPADTSKTTSESISAAVENDLSSPLKDVEQRKKDFLNNTLEISPIKTMSPVREKKSPSPDTSSDYVVIKLSSPVQSNGEPFEKIDSPEIFTEDKISPDKRDQSPPREEVSLTNNTSPSSSLSLKKNRPQARSGRAAQMLGLCVPERLQTIMTSDKSDVDDNKKSPSVNTSARRNLRILYNSSTGESHDNSDEQDESENFLKLKRNLPSTDCSPSGPILKRKLAEIADETTASPASKRKRVSFHDPPVSTTICVKKYIEPSGVRSPQNSAMKRQERQLRSQLVTKSPKRLENVFKLDSVLTKTVESFTDNNTPANTNEDSEMTSLEQTPVAKVIKTADLNDTVPICPELVDCKDPISNIACELSSPAMKVLLIKELDGKIDTVGDLAKLSELEINRLCIKAPKVDVAKKVLNDYLTKINKADTEITATVEAAMNGSGVTESKPSVEVQTTQVVVENIEMQTDELVLSSNSMQTDSVQTTHCSAQTDESGNKTTAEAVTRLLERTDYVENLCEQIDESAKKKILDNLSFNALSDMLMNKLTTDNSDCVLNKLIEQKSKFDTPNENNMDRRLTVVQNYLIKSFECKDLILFCSELLKKVYEKQ is encoded by the exons ATGCCTGAAGAAGAATCAACTGGAACTGACCTCGAAAAATTGTTAGATAATTTGGATGACTACACATTGAGTGTACATAATTATCAATCTATACAAAATGCCTTGGATGCggaaaaaaacattcaaatatcCGTTTTTGAAAAATTGCTTTCAATATGTTCTCGCGACTTAAAAGAGGATATAAAAAACTCGgtcattatattaaatattttaggtacaatattaaagaaaatcaag acCATTCGAATAACACCGATACCTGATCTTGTGCCTTCAGCATTATCAGTGCTACACATTTTAAACACAACTGCTCTCTTCAACAAGGTCGAAGCCTTAAAAACtttatgttttgaaataatCTTGTCTTATCCCGATGAAACACTCGTAGATATATCAGTAAATCACTCTACAGAACTAATGGAACTATTAAATCTATATTCTCATCAGCGAATACCTCTGGATATCAGATTACAG CCTATTAATATCATCATCAAATTGCTCAAGATTTTACCTCCAGACAAGAAGACGACATTTGTGAAAGAAGGAGTTAATTGTTGGTTCTCTAAAATAGTTCCAACTATTACTGTTACTTCTGCTTTACCAATTGTAATAGAGGCTTTAGAATTGTTGACGGATGAGCTAATACACATTGATTATACGGATAATCCACACTGGAAAGctgtttttgaaaatatttatacaccACAAAA ATATCCAGCTCTAATGAAAAATCTCCTAGAAACAGGCAATATCAATTGGCATAGACTTtggattatatttataaaactattaaagaaTCAAATAACAAAAAGCAATAGTTCTGTTGGAAGTCCGATTAATTCTATGCTACCAGTTGTAGAAATGGCCTTTAAAATGGATGTCACAAACAGATGTAAAGCTTTTTCATGCTGGAATGTTCTCATAGAGAATTTCTCAACAGAAACAAATGaggtctatataaataaaaggataaaattgttaataatcCCATTAACATCTAACAATGCAAAAGTTGAGGATACAGCAATTGCAAAATTGAAAACATGGTGGCGTTTAGTGACTTGTTTTTATTCTAGAATCGATAAATTCTCTGATATGATTTTAATGCCGTTTCTATACTTTTGCTTCGGAAAATCGACAGTACCAGACAAACCCATAATAATACCAGGTTTAATTTCTGATGCCACGAAAGTTCAAGTTGTTCAAGCGTTTATCAATATAATGGGACATGCTCAATGTGAGGGTTGTGTAGCTCTGCCCAAATTAAAAGGGAAAATGATAAATACAAGATTACTTGTGAGTCACTGGAAAGATTGGATTCATGCCCTTAGTAATGCTATACAGATATGCACAGAGAGTAGTGAATTTACTGAcgaacatataaaatgtttttggagGTCATTTCTTATGACAGTGGGAGAACTACCCGAAAGTAATATTAGACGAGACCTCTTTAatgaagttttaaatatattggaaaAACTAACGGAG ggTTGCAGCAATAAACTTGCTGAAACCTTCGTGAATATTATAATCCCAATTCTATTTGACAaagatgacaaaataaatacactacTTAAGTCTAAAAATGAACAGAATGCaccaatacaaaaaataatttctgttgtaaataaattaccaCTATCTAATTTAGAGAACAG ACAAATTGTTGTCCAAAATTTAAAAGGAATAAGTGATTTCTTGGTTGAGGATGCTTTTAAAACATCAAGTCACACAATTGaaaatgtattgaaaattttaccGCAAAATGGTTTGTTAATGTGGGCAGCATTGgctgataaaataaatgaaaaactatACACATCTTGCCCTCGTATGTTATGTAAACTGATTATATGGCCTTTCAAGATTATGGATTCTTTTGTCCAA gAAGAACAAGCCACAGTGGTATggtttaaaacatataaaaacgtGTACTCAACATTACACATGacaactataaataaagatattataaatgtatttgagggaaataaaaatagtacatacataaacatattcGCTTTGAATGTGGCAATTACgcttttgtatacaaaaatagaaatagGTGATG GATCAGACTATCATGAAGAGGCAGAATTTTTGTTAAAAGCTAtcggaaaaattaaaaaaattgaagataTCAATGCTCTATTTGCCTCATTGATAGAAGTAACTGTTCATATGCTGAACGATGTATGCAAAGGTATAAAACTTACAGCAACGAAAAATGCTTTGTCAATTATTGCCTTCATTATAAAGTTATGCACTCAATTTGACAAAGATTTAGATAAC GAGCCACATGTTCTTAAACTTTTAGAATCGCTCTTTAAAGCTTTAGAGACTACTTTGAAAATGGAAACATACtcaaaactgaaaaaaaatctattagaaGAGTTAAAAGATTGTGTACCAGATCtcaaaaaacaatcaaatttgAAAAACCATGTTCTTTCTTTCTACAAATGTACAGGTGTTGAAATGATTgaaagttgtataaaaaaatttcttGATGAATTTGAAATTGATGATAAACCTAGCGTTAATGATACTAATGTCGCGACAGAAAATGAACCACTAAAAGAAtccttaaataatgtaaattttactaCACCAAGTGCCAAAACtgttactaaaaacaaaaagaaaaaagaaactaaTATTGTTACTACCGTTGTTGAAAATGGAGAGGAGTTTGTTGTAGTCAAATCAAATTGGAAATTCAATCCAAGAAAGTTAACAGATaatcaaaaagaaaaactaCAAAGAAAAAGAGAAGACATACCAGCTTTATATCAAGATTTGTCACAATCCCAGGATGAATTCAAGCTAACAACTTGGAAAACTGACTCACAAGACACAACAACTACAAGTAAATCAACTAGTGAACCAGGAAATGAAGATGTTTCTTCAATTCTAAAAAATATGCCAAGTTCTGATTTTGTAccaaaaatattagaaaatattatagGAAAGGAAGCAGAAAATGATCAAACGACTATTCCAGCtaaagaaaatacaaatattgttaataataaagacgaaacaaaaaaagttgaaattaatAAACAGAAAATTACAGCAAAGGAAACAAAATCTCCACGATTGGCTTTAAAGGATCGTGTCTTTCGAAATGTTCGTAATTTAATTGAGAAGTCTAATTTAGCAAATGATGGAATTGAGCTTAATACTAGTTTAGTAGAAAATGTTGTAAAAACACCTTCTACGAAAGCAAAACCACCAGCTAATGTTACAAATTCTGCACCATCATTTATTTCTGCTGACAGGCCATCTCGCCTTAAAAGAAAACCCAAAAAGTTTGACGATTTACAATTGTTTGGCTTAAAAAAGAGACGTTATTCCTCTGGTCAAAGTGATCCTTCAACTGATAGTGAAATGATAGAAAGTGACAGTCcacaatcaaatattttaagtgaCTGTGCAAAGAAACcagaatttttaaaagaaatcgaAGAAAAATCGGAAGAACCACAAGGGAACCAAGAAATTGAAAATAACACAAAAGAAGTGATTGCTGCAGCTGTAGAAGCTAATTCTAAGGAAAGTGTTGATGAGGCAAAAATATCAGTAAATACTGACtttgaagataaaaataaagtaaaggaCGATATTTCTGAAATTCAAACTACAGTAATTgaagataaaagtaaaaaagtaaaccAAAATGAAGAGATAAACGTGGACAAAGAACTCATATTGCCAAATGAGAATTGTTTGGAAACACCTAGTACTAATGATAAAGAAGATAAAAGTACCGGCAATAACAACAAAGCTGTTGATAAGAGTAAAGTAACAGAAGTACAAAGATCTACTAAAAAGTCTAGTACAAAGAAATCACGAATAGAAAAAGAACTTGCCATCGATATGGTTGAGGGACATCCATTTTTAAAAGTGCAATCTGAAAAGCGACTTACGAGAAAAGCAATTTTAAATTCACCATGTACAAGAAAAAGTTTGtcggaaaaaaataataaaaataaaccagaTAAAAAAAGTCCGAAATCagagagaaaattaaaagaaaaatcaatttTTGTCAAAGAATCTCAAAATACTAATAATGCGGATATTCCTGAATCACAAGATGTCATAGAAAGTTCCCAAGAGTCAACTCTAACTACTATTTCAGTTAAATCAACTAAAAACGTGGGAAAAAAGATATATAcggaatgtaaaaataatagtgACATTGAAACGCAAAGCTTGTTAGGAGACAttccaaatgaaataaatacgtTTAATTTAGAAAGTAAAGATGATACTGAATTACCTCTTAATAAAACCGTCAATGACAAAGACTTAatagatttaacaaaaaatatggaCACGGAAACCATAAATCTTGATGACGATGTAATTCtaataaattatgatgacgATCAGtctcttaaaattaataatgaacacacaaaaaaagatCAAAGTACATTAAATACAGCGGAGGCTGTCACTCAGTCATTAGACCCATCTATATTTACTGATGAAAAAGGAAATGATAAATCTGTTGAAACCACAACTGGTGGTACCTTAGAATTATTTAAAGGGGTCGatcctttaaataaaaataatatggaaGATTCAGTTGACCATGATATTACAAATGCAAGTTTATCTACAACACCTGCTGATACATCAAAAACAACGTCTGAGTCAATATCAGCTGCTGTTGAAAATGATTTAAGTTCGCCATTAAAAGATGTagaacaaagaaaaaaagattttCTTAATAACACATTAGAAATATCACCTATTAAAACGATGAGCCCAGTAAGAGAGAAAAAGTCACCCTCCCCTGATACTAGTAGTGACTATGTAGTAATAAAGTTGTCATCTCCAGTACAAAGTAATGGCGAACCATTTGAAAAGATAGACTCCCCTGAAATATTTACAGAGGATAAAATATCACCAGATAAAAGGGATCAATCACCACCTAGAGAAGAAGTCAGTTTGACCAATAATACCAGTCCCAGTTCAAGTTTGTCTTTGAAGAAAAACAGACCGCAAGCTCGATCAGGCCGAGCTGCACAAATGTTAGGGCTATGTGTCCCTGAAAGGCTACAAACAATCATGACGTCAGATAAATCAGATGTTGATGACAATAAAAAGAGTCCATCAGTGAATACATCTGCCAGGCGTAATTTAAGGATTCTTTACAATAGTTCCACTGGAGAATCACACGACAATTCAGATGAGCAAGATGAGAGTGAGAATTTCCTTAAATTAAAGAGAAATCTACCATCGACAGATTGTAGTCCATCTGGTCCTATATTAAAACGGAAACTTGCTGAAATTGCAGATGAAACAACTGCATCACCAGCAAGTAAA AGAAAACGGGTAAGCTTTCATGATCCACCAGTTTCAACAACTATATGtgtcaaaaaatatatcgaacCTAGTGGCGTTCGTTCTCCGCAGAATTCTGCGATGAAACGACAAGAGAGACAGTTGCGGTCGCAACTAGTTACGAAATCGCCAAAAAGACTTGAAAATGTGTTCAAATTAGATTCAGTATTAACTAAAACTGTCGAAAGTTTTACTGACAATAATACACCCGCAAACACTAATGAAGATTCTGAAATGACTTCATTAGAGCAAACGCCTGTTGCGAAAGTTATTAAAACAGCAGATTTAAATGACACAGTTCCAATCTGTCCAGAACTAGTCGATTGTAAAGATCCCATTTCTAATATAGCTTGTGAGCTATCATCTCCAGCTATGAAAGTATTATTGATCAAGGAATTGGACGGAAAAATTGATACTGTAGGTGACCTAGCCAAATTGAGTGAACTCGAAATTAATAGGTTATGTATAAAGGCTCCGAAAGTGGATGTTgccaaaaaagtattaaatgacTATTTGACTAAAATTAACAAAGCTGATACAGAAATTACTGCAACTGTTGAAGCAGCAATGAACGGATCTGGAGTTACTGAAAGTAAACCATCGGTTGAAGTGCAGACTACTCAAGTTGTTGTAGAAAATATTGAAATGCAAACAGATGAACTTGTACTATCTTCTAATAGTATGCAAACTGATTCAGTACAAACAACACATTGTAGTGCACAGACTGACGAATCGGGAAACAAAACGACGGCAGAGGCTGTAACACGTTTATTAGAA aGAACAGATTATGTTGAAAATTTATGTGAACAAATAGATGAAAGTGCTAAGAAGAAGATTCTTGACAATTTGTCCTTCAATGCTTTAAGTGATATGTTAATGAACAAATTAACAACAGACAATTCCGATTGTGTTCTTAACAAACTTATAGAACAAAAGAGTAAATTTGACACACCAAATGAAAACAATATGGACAGAAGACTTACTGTTGTTCAAAATTATCTCATTAAAAGTTTCGAATGTAAGGACTTAATACTATTTTGTAGTGagttgttaaaaaaagtttatgaaaAACAGTAG
- the LOC123653992 gene encoding uncharacterized protein LOC123653992, with the protein MPGHANSPYWAAVDFESEGEEDRSPQPTNRVYLDPWDNEAFGMIPEDIPNSSQEQTMNSFAGEPVSASFYYVPTKTYDSGEEPKPAKRVIYPEDVVTPDYSVYGRRPSRNLVPDYHDMPIYGYRQERRRSMYAEEPVYAPHPMVYETLYAPVPIQPPHVHPRARVSLQHQPEYLIANGYGKQRRQSRLTEAYEQYAYETLSPEYEDWARPMPKTVPDNFHLSRYGHLQIDYSCSWNSLDRIIRNQ; encoded by the exons ATGCCAGGACACGCAAACAGTCCATACTGGGCGGCTGTGGACTTCGAAAGCGAAGGGGAGGAGGACCGGAGTCCACAACCTACAAATCGAGTTTATCTCGATCCTTGGGATAACGAAGCTTTTGGGATGATTCCGGAAGACATACCAAACTCCAGTCAAGAACAGACGATGAATTCATTTGCCGGGGAACCAGTTAGCGCGAGTTTTTACTATGTTCCAACCAAGACTTATGATTCCGGTGAGGAACCGAAGCCAGCTAAACGAGTTATCTATCCAGAGGATGTAGTTACGCCAGACTATTCTGTTTACGGCAGGAGACCTTCCCGAAATTTGGTACCCGACTACCATGACATGCCAATCTACGGTTATAGAC AGGAACGTAGAAGGTCAATGTACGCTGAAGAGCCAGTGTACGCACCACATCCGATGGTGTACGAGACTCTTTACGCACCTGTTCCAATACAGCCACCACACGTGCATCCTAGAGCACGCGTGTCTCTCCAGCATCAACCGGAGTATTTGATAGCTAACGGCTATGGAAAGCAGAGGCGACAATCAAG GTTGACTGAAGCGTACGAGCAATACGCGTACGAAACTCTGTCTCCTGAATACGAGGACTGGGCCCGGCCGATGCCGAAGACAGTTCCTGATAACTTCCATCTCTCCAGATACGGACATCTGCAAATCGATTACTCGTGTAGTTGGAATTCTCTGGATCGAATAATTCGCAACCAATAA